From the genome of uncultured Methanobacterium sp.:
AAAAAAACTGTCTGGAAGTTATAGTAGTCAAAGGAGATGCCAAAAAAATCCGGGACCTCACTGAAAAGATCATGAGACTCAAAGGTGTGGAACACGTCAAACTCACCACCACTTCCAGTGGAGAAAAAGTCTAAACTAATGATTTATGAAAAACTAAGAAAATCACTTTATATATTATAAAAAGGATTCTAATAAAAGAAATTCTATAAAAAAGGATTTTAATAAAATAAATTCTATAAAAAAGGATTCTGATAAAAGGAATCTGAATTTTTTTTATTTAATCCCATCTGAATCTCACCCATACCGGGGCGCGGGGTTTATTCTTTACAATATCATTGGCCTTGATCTCTGCAGGCAGGGGGCGGGTGGTTAAAAGTACATCCAGAACTGGTGGAATTGAAATATCAGTTTCTGCTTTATTTTTTTCTAAAAACTCCATTATTTCCCTTCGATCCAGATCACTGAATCCAGTGCCCACTTTACCAAAATACTGACCATCCTTCTCCAGAATCAGAGCCCCAAAAGCTATGCTTCCTGTGCTTCTTGTTGCACCAATCACATTAACATCTATGGTCTCCGATCTCTTTATTTTCAACCAATTCGCAGATCGTTTACCTGATTCATATCTTGAACTGGCATTTTTAATGATCACTCCTTCGTAACCCTTCTTGATAGCTTCTTCAAAATGGTCTTTGACTGTTTCTGTGGTTACTCTTTTAAAGGGAATTATGGTAATATGATTTCCCACATCCACTGCATCCAATAATATTTTTTTGCGCTGAATCAGTACCTTACCAGTGATATATTCACCCTGAAAGCGGAGAATGTCGAACAGGTTGAAAGTTGCAGGAAGTTTCCGGGATAGGATGGAAATTTTCAGTTTATCTTCAACATTGCGTTTTAAAAGTTTCCGAAATCCTCCTGGAACTGTGAGTTCCCCATCTAAAACCCAGTCATCCCCTTTAACATTTTTTTTAAGACTGGAAACGATTTCAGGAAATTTATATGAAGCTTCAACATGGCGACGGGTCCACATATTGATAACATCCCCTTCACGCATCGCTATGATCCTTTCACCATCCAGTTTAGGCTCGCTGATCCAGACACCTTGCAGGTAAACATCACCCTCTGCTAATTTACTGAGCATGGGCTCCAACATTTCCATAAATATCCCCCGAAAAAAATTAACCTAATCTTCCATCATTGCCAGCATTTTTTCCAGTTCTTTTTCCAGTGATCTGGTTTCTGGAGGCTTTAATTCTGGTATTAATTCTTCACCAGCAGATTTTTTCTCAATTAGTTCCTTTAACTGTTGAGTGTAGGTTTCAGAGTAATCAGTCCAATCAAAATCAAAGATCATACTTTCCATTACTCGGGTTGCCTTCTCCAGGAGATCCTGGTCAACTTCGCTGGGAATGATCTCCACTTCCTCCTGTGATCTTACCTGTTCAAAGTACAGCAACTGTTTCAGGAGAAATCCATTCTCATGAGATTGTAACATCCCAATGTACTCGTTGTTGCGCTGAACCCATTTCACCACTGCCACTTTCTCTTTATTTTCCATAGCTTCCTTGAGTAAATGGAAACTCTGACCTGTACCTCCCTTCTTGGGGTTATCAGTTCCCAGATAGTAAGGTTTGGACAGGGAAATTTGAGGTATTTCACTGTACTCGCAAAATCCCATTATTTCCATGGTTCTAGTGGAGAATGGGCGGAGGTTTTTAATCTCCTCATCGGTGAACTGTATGCATTCTCCGGCAATATCAATTGCTTTGGCAATTTCATGGGGTTCAAGTTCTTTACCATCTTTTTCGCAAACCTTTTTATAATGAACTCTACCACAATCTGTTTTATGAACCAGATGAAACCCTACATGGAGGTTTTCACTTGCAGCGTACAGTCTGATGGGTATAAAAATAGTTCCGAATTTTATTGAGCCTGACCAGATTGATCTCATAAAACCATCCCTCTCATAAAAACATCCCCCATTTATTCCTCATAAAACATCTCCCCAAACATCTCCAATATATTATATGTTATAAAAAGGAGTAATAATTTGTTATAGATGTGATTTGGCTGATTCTAAAAGAGAGTTCATTAGGTAAAGGGTCTTGTAAAAATGAATTTTGGGTATTTGATATTTTGGGTAAAATTCCCAATTTTAGGTATTTGATTTCAATTTTAAGTATTTAATATTCCCGATTTTAGTATTTGATATTCTCTTAATCTCCTGCATTTTCCACCATTTTCAGTTTACGATTCCGTTCTCTGTTTTGGCTCCCCAATTTATGTGCATAATCCACGATTTCCATCATATGCCTGTATTTTAACTCAGGTGTGATGTTAATTACTTTTCTATCAACTTTATACCGGTATCTTCCATAAAAATTGGTTTTAATCTTTTTGTAATGATTATCCATGGTTGAAATGTAATAATAGGATAGATCCAGTTCTTTTTCAGGGTTGAAGATGTTTTCCATTTCATAAGTGATCTCATTTAGGATTCCCTGTACCAGGTTTAAATCTGTGATAACTGCATTTCTTCCGTTTTCACAGTTATGGGCGTTGATCTGGTAGATTCCGTCCAAGTACTCTTTAAGGTTGCTGTGCCATTTCCGGAAATCTTTCCCGGGGAAAACCAGGAGATCATCCTTTTTCTGGAACAAATGGGGTTGGTATACCCGTATATTCTTCAAGTCCACTATACCATAACTGTACTTCATCTAAATCACGTTAATCCATTTATAAATCAAGCATCACCCCCCTTATAAACTAACAATTCCCATAATAATCCCCATATGAAAACCTATTTTGACCATAAACCTATTTTGACCATAAACCTATTTCAACCAACCCGTACCCCATGATTCTACTGTAACCAAGTCATTTAAGGATTCTGTGACTATTTCAGGTAGTTCAGTGTTATCGTAGACATAGGTATCCAGATAGGTTTGTAATGGTTTGTTACTGAAAATAGTTTCTAAATTCAAATCTAACAGGCGGACACCATCCATGATCTTCGGCCAGAGCCCTATCACGCTCCATTCCTTGTTTCGATCCAAAGCCATGTCCAGTTGGGTAATGTGATTTATTTGCAGTATCATGGACTCATACATTCTCCTGAACTCTTCCCGTGTGAATATAATAACTTCTTCCTGTTCTTTGAATAATTCCGGATGATAAAGCTGGACTTTCCGTCCGTAAAGCACTCCCTGACTTACCCTCAAAATTATCACCTTCCTCCTCTTGGGGGTGAAATACTATGCACTTCAATGGTCATGGCCATTGAGGTAGAGAGGGATTGAGAAGTAACTGAGAAGATGAGTATTAAAATAAACAATAAAATACATCAGAAAATCAAAAAACGAGTAAAAAAGCTAGAAAAAAATCATGAAAAACTGAATAAATAACCGTAACACAAGTTGAATTTAAAAAATAGAAAAATAAAAAAAAGGAATAAATTTTAGAATAATCCACTGTCTTTTAACTTACTTTCAGTCCACTGTGCCCGTTTATCAACTTTTTCTTTGATGATCAAGGTTAGAACAAAGCTTACAACTGGGAATATGGCTAGTACTCCAATGCAGTATAAGAAATTACTCCATAAAACACCAGCAACCACTTCACGCAGTGCTCCTATAGCATAGGTCAAAGGTAGATAAGGGTGTATGGCCTGGAAGAAAGATGGTAAAAGCTCCACTGGGAAGGTTCCTCCGGTGGCAGTTATCTGCAGAACCAGGATTATAATGGCCAGTGCTTTCCCTGCATTTCCAAAGGCAGAGGTCATGGAGTAGACCACAATCATACCACACAGACCAATGTAGATGGTGGTAAACAGGAATAAAAGTTGGGATGAGACCTGTATATTTAGGAGTAGGGCTCCCACTGCAACTATAAACGACTGCACTAAACCTATTACTAAAAACAGGCCCATTCTCCCCATATACACTGTTTCAGCACTGTACTTCTTCCGGGATTTAACACGCATGGAGATCATTGCTACTGCTATTATACAACCAATCCACAAAGAGATTGCAATATAGAACGGTGCAAGTGCAGAACCATAGTTATCAACCGGGTAAATATGGGTCTTATCCAGTTTCACCGGACTTTCAAAGTAGTTTTTCACTCCATTTTGATCAGTTTCAGAGAATGCAATTAAACGGTCCAGATCAGCTTCATCCACTGAATTAACCTTACTAGTTGCAGTCTGGATGGAACTTCTAACCTCTGGCCATTGGGAGTTGGCCATTGCCAGTTTAGCTGATGCAGTACTGATGGCCTGATCAATGTTATCCCTGTTGTTTGCCAGTAACGTAAGGGCACTGTCCATTTGGTCAATGGAAGTTTTAAGTTGATTTAACTTACCCGAAGGGTCCTTACTACTGGCTATGTCTGCTTCAACCTCTTTTAAGATGGTTAAAACCGTAGTTGCTTTGGTAGTGGCATCTTCGACCTGGGTGATGATTGGTTTTAGACTTTCATCCCCGGTTTGATTGTAAAGGGCAACTAAAAAGGCATCAACATATTTTAAACCAGTTATGATTTTAGTATCAACTGACTCCATATCCTGAACTGTGGAAAGGGCCTTTGCATGGTCACTCTGAATGTAATTATACAGAGTATCATATTTTGATTTGACCTCATCAGCCTCGCTCTTCATCACTGGTAGCTGTGCACTGAACTTGGGCCAGATCCCATTAACAGTGGTCATGACCGAGTTAGCCTGAGCCAGATCAGTATCAATGTTTCCTAATTTCCCATTTAATTCATTTAACATGGATTTAGTTTTAAGAAACGTTGCTTTGTTCTCCTTGGCCAGCTCCCCTACATCACTGAGTTTACCGAATATAATACCATCGATAGTTCTCACAATTTCGTCGTTGATCTTTGTTTGCAGGGTATCAGCCCCTGTGTTGGTCATTTTAGGGGCGATAGCATTCAGTTTATCATTAACCACGTATTCTATGCTGGCCTGCTGTGGGTTGGTGGTGTCAATGGATAGTACGGTCTGACTGAAATTACCGGGTATTATAAGAGCTGCGTAGTAATCTCCATTTTTAACCCCATCACGCGCTGTTTTCTCATCGACAAATTGCCAGTTGAATTTATTATTACCCTTCAAGTCTTCAACCATCATATCGCCAACATTATACTGGGTCCCATTAAGATTAGAACCAGTATCCTCGTTGGCTACTGCCACTTTTAGGTTAGAGGTTAAAGCATAGGGATCCCATGTTGCCTGAATATTCAAAAGGGCGTACATTGATGGGATGATAATAATCGCCGCTAGAACAATTAAAACCACGGGATTATTCTTTATAGCCCTGATATCATTTTTAAAAATTTCTCTTGCACCTTTAATCATTAAAACCATCCAGCTAATTTAACAAATAGATAGGTAGGGTAATAGAAGTTTATAATCTTTACCATCATCCTATAAAAACATTTCTTAGATTATTAATCATGCAAAATTTGTAACTCCAGAAGAGTTTTAATCAGAGTATCCAGAAGAGGTTTTCAGAGGATAACAAAGCATGATTTTTAGAAAAAATCAAGATTAAGTGATTCAAGTCTGATTAGAACCTTCAGCATTAACTCCTAAAATTCCAAACATACCGGTGGGCAGAGTAAGGTATAAAAACAGGACCCACCTATATTGATTATTTAATGTTTATTTGAGGATACGTTTTTGATTATAATATTCTCATCTTAAAAATAATAGGAACTAAGATTCTCATCTTAAAAACAGTGAGAGGAACTAGAATTTCTGCAAATAATAATGTTCATGTGAATTAAGGAATATGGTGAACTTTAATGGCTTTTCATGTTATGTTAATCCCAACCCTGGGTTGTCCATCCAACTGTGAGTACTGCTGGAGTTCGGAGGAAGGATCTCCAGTTATGAATATAGATATAATCAAAGAGACTGTGGAATGGCTTAAAAACTTCCGAAAAGAACCAGTAACCTTCACTTTCCATGGTGGAGAACCATTGCTGGCAGGATATGATTTTTTCTCCCAAGCACTGCCTCTCCTGGCCCAGGAGTTAGCTCATCTTAAACCGGCTTTCGCCCTGCAGACTAACCTGTGGAACCTCACCCCTGAAATAGCCCAGCTATTCAAAGAGTACAATATACCCATTGGTTCCAGTCTGGATGGTCCTGAGGAACTCAATGACCTGCAGAGGGGAAAAGGATATTATCAGAGGACCATGAAAGGATATGAACTTGCCAGAGAACATGAACTGCAGGTTAGTTTCATCTCCACATTCACCTCTTACTCCATACAGTACAAAGAGGATATCTTTAACTTCTTCCTGGAAAATGGGTTGAACCTTAAGTTACACCCTGCTCTCCCATCTTTACGGGATGATAATCCTGAAAAATGGGCTTTATCCCCTGAAGAGTACGGGGAACTTCTGATCTATCTCCTGGATCAGTATCTGGAACATATGGATGAAATTGAGCTTAAAAATATTGACCACCTTTGTAAGTGTGTTTTTATCCGCAGAGGAGTGGTCTGTACCTTTGTAGACTGCATGGGTGACACCTTTGCAGTTGGTCCCGATGGTAGCATCTATCCCTGTTACCGTTTCGTTGGTATGCAGGAATACGTTATGGGTAACGTAAAAGACCATCCCAGTATGGAGGATCTCTCCCAGTCTGATGCATGGAAGCTTCTCCATGATTTTTCAGATTACGTGGATTCAGAATGTAAAAAATGTTCCTACATCAAGTTCTGCCGGGGTGGATGCCCTTACAATGCTCTTTCCATCAATGAAGAGAGTGGTAAAGCTGAAATTAATGGAGTGGACCCCCACTGCACTGCTTATAAGATGATTTTCAAGGAAATAACCAAGCGAGCCACCAAGGAAATGCTGGGATCCAGTATGGGTATGGTCCCTGATGCATCGGGTATGGATCAAAAATCAAAAAAAGGGATAATGTCCATAATGCTTAAACCTTCCTAGATTTATTCAGGATCCCAGATTATTAAAGAATTGATTAGTATCACAACAATTTTATAATTTCAAAAAGTTATAATTTCAAAAAGATTAAATAAAAATTATTCATAAATAATCAAATGATTATTTTTCATTTATAAAGAATTAAAATATTAAAAAAGAATAAACTAACAAGATAAAAAAAAATAACGAGATGACCTGATATGAAAAGAAGTACACCGGTAATTATAGGCGTTCTACTGATTTTAGGAGTAGTTGCCTTGGGTTACTTCGCTGAAGCCAATTCTGTAAGTAACAATACCACTAACAATTCCACAAAATTCACCCTTTTGAAAAATCCTATTTCAGCTGACCAGACACAGTCGGGCCAGGCAGCTCAAAGCCAGCAATCAACAACAACTACTGATACAACTACCAACAATGGCAATACTACACAAAATAACACTCAAAATCAAACAACCACTACCTCCACATCAACAACGTGAAGTTTGATCATTTAAAAAAAAAATAGCATATCACTCAGTATATCAAATATTAATACGTATAAAGCGATAGATTAACTTTAAACGGAGGCATTGTATAATGAATCTAGGTAAATTAAATGAAAAATGCCCAAAATGTGGTTCAAAAGATAAAACCCTTAATCGGAGATTAGATGCTGAACATCGTGCCTTTGGCACCACCCAGAACCTGACATGCAGTGACTGTGGTTATGTATTTAAATCCCGTGAAGATGAAGTTAAAAAGAACAAATGAGTGGGAATTCATCCTACTTATTTAAACTTTTTTATTTTAAACTCTTTTTAAATTATCATTCCCTACTTTGGCTAATTTAAAACAGCATATCCATTGCAGGTTAATCAATCCAGTAATTAAACATTCATATTTTATCAATCAGCAGTTACTTATAGTATTAGTCCAAAAGTTAACTTTGAATTAATCCAAAAATTAACTTCGAGGCCAGTACATGATGATAAAAACTCCAACGAGTGCTATGCTGGCACCAATAATATCAAATCTATCAGGAATTACCTTATCTATCTGCCAACCCAGATCAAAGCCATTGCAATGAAAACACCACCATAAGCCGCATAGACTCTTCCAAAATTAGCTGGTTGTAAGGTGGGGATGACACCGTAAAGTACCAGGATAATGGGCCCCTAATAATGCTAATTCAATACCCCTACCTTCTCTTAACCAGAGCCATATGAGGTATCCTCCACCTATTTCACATAACCCTGCTAGAATAAAGAATAACAATGATTTGAAAATCTCACCGATTCTCATCACCTCCCAATCCACGATGAATATATTCACATATTCATTTAAATCAAAATATATTTTTAAATCAACCTGTAAGCACATAATTGTATTTCTAAGAATTTCTATAAAATATATAGAAAAAGGGATAAATAAAAAAGGAAGGGATAAGGGGGATGTTTAAATGGAAGTTGAATTCAATTTGGAAAACCTTACTGAATGCCTTTGTGACTGTTGTCCAGTTCAGAGTAGATCAAAATGTGCTCTGGATAAAATGAAAATGATGCAGGAAATTGCACAGGAAGATCTGGACTCCAGGATGATGATTGAAGAGGAACGAATTCCGGCAATATACTGTGCCAAAGAAAATGAAAAAGGTTTGAAGGATTTAACAGCCAGCCAGAAATGCCAGTGCGATAAATGTCTGGTGTGGAAAGAAAACAACCTGTTAAGTGGAGAACCACCCGGTTATTTTTGCATGGACGGAAAAGCTAGATAAAGAGGGATTACAATATTATTGCTAATTCTAAATTGCTAGTGAATTTATTGTGAAATTACGTTAGTTTAGGCCTGATTATCATTAGATATTCTCTTTCAATAAATATTCTCACATTAAAAATATTCTCACATTTTATGAAATCTTTAACAATCATATCCATCATTAAAAAGACAAAATCCTGAATTAATTGGAGATTTAAGCTAATGTAACCAGAAAATATGGGCTGAATTTCCCTTAAACTCTGCAAAAATATAAATATGATCATAATCAGATAATCAACAGAGTGGATTTGATGATGAGGAAAGATTTGATTATTATACCCATACTCTTGGTTGGAGTGATAGCTGGATCAGTGGTAGGAATGGGTTACAGTCCTGCTGTGTCACCAGACAACAACCAAACTTCCAATATTAATATATCCACCAATACATCCACACCAACCACAGTTACCAACAATAGTACCACCCCACAGACATCAACATCACAGAAAGCCACAACTACCAGTACTAAAAAAACAACATCAAGCAGTACATCCACAACCAAAAAAACTAACACCCAAACACAGGAACAAACCACAAATAACCCTTCAGATGAAAACGGTAATGTGACGGTTTAAAACTATTTTTTAAATTTATTAAACGAATTAATTTTATAACAAATCATT
Proteins encoded in this window:
- a CDS encoding ATP-dependent DNA ligase, which codes for MEMLEPMLSKLAEGDVYLQGVWISEPKLDGERIIAMREGDVINMWTRRHVEASYKFPEIVSSLKKNVKGDDWVLDGELTVPGGFRKLLKRNVEDKLKISILSRKLPATFNLFDILRFQGEYITGKVLIQRKKILLDAVDVGNHITIIPFKRVTTETVKDHFEEAIKKGYEGVIIKNASSRYESGKRSANWLKIKRSETIDVNVIGATRSTGSIAFGALILEKDGQYFGKVGTGFSDLDRREIMEFLEKNKAETDISIPPVLDVLLTTRPLPAEIKANDIVKNKPRAPVWVRFRWD
- a CDS encoding Ku protein, whose protein sequence is MRSIWSGSIKFGTIFIPIRLYAASENLHVGFHLVHKTDCGRVHYKKVCEKDGKELEPHEIAKAIDIAGECIQFTDEEIKNLRPFSTRTMEIMGFCEYSEIPQISLSKPYYLGTDNPKKGGTGQSFHLLKEAMENKEKVAVVKWVQRNNEYIGMLQSHENGFLLKQLLYFEQVRSQEEVEIIPSEVDQDLLEKATRVMESMIFDFDWTDYSETYTQQLKELIEKKSAGEELIPELKPPETRSLEKELEKMLAMMED
- a CDS encoding YhgE/Pip domain-containing protein; its protein translation is MIKGAREIFKNDIRAIKNNPVVLIVLAAIIIIPSMYALLNIQATWDPYALTSNLKVAVANEDTGSNLNGTQYNVGDMMVEDLKGNNKFNWQFVDEKTARDGVKNGDYYAALIIPGNFSQTVLSIDTTNPQQASIEYVVNDKLNAIAPKMTNTGADTLQTKINDEIVRTIDGIIFGKLSDVGELAKENKATFLKTKSMLNELNGKLGNIDTDLAQANSVMTTVNGIWPKFSAQLPVMKSEADEVKSKYDTLYNYIQSDHAKALSTVQDMESVDTKIITGLKYVDAFLVALYNQTGDESLKPIITQVEDATTKATTVLTILKEVEADIASSKDPSGKLNQLKTSIDQMDSALTLLANNRDNIDQAISTASAKLAMANSQWPEVRSSIQTATSKVNSVDEADLDRLIAFSETDQNGVKNYFESPVKLDKTHIYPVDNYGSALAPFYIAISLWIGCIIAVAMISMRVKSRKKYSAETVYMGRMGLFLVIGLVQSFIVAVGALLLNIQVSSQLLFLFTTIYIGLCGMIVVYSMTSAFGNAGKALAIIILVLQITATGGTFPVELLPSFFQAIHPYLPLTYAIGALREVVAGVLWSNFLYCIGVLAIFPVVSFVLTLIIKEKVDKRAQWTESKLKDSGLF
- a CDS encoding TIGR04083 family peptide-modifying radical SAM enzyme; this translates as MAFHVMLIPTLGCPSNCEYCWSSEEGSPVMNIDIIKETVEWLKNFRKEPVTFTFHGGEPLLAGYDFFSQALPLLAQELAHLKPAFALQTNLWNLTPEIAQLFKEYNIPIGSSLDGPEELNDLQRGKGYYQRTMKGYELAREHELQVSFISTFTSYSIQYKEDIFNFFLENGLNLKLHPALPSLRDDNPEKWALSPEEYGELLIYLLDQYLEHMDEIELKNIDHLCKCVFIRRGVVCTFVDCMGDTFAVGPDGSIYPCYRFVGMQEYVMGNVKDHPSMEDLSQSDAWKLLHDFSDYVDSECKKCSYIKFCRGGCPYNALSINEESGKAEINGVDPHCTAYKMIFKEITKRATKEMLGSSMGMVPDASGMDQKSKKGIMSIMLKPS
- a CDS encoding TIGR04165 family Cys-rich peptide; this encodes MNLGKLNEKCPKCGSKDKTLNRRLDAEHRAFGTTQNLTCSDCGYVFKSREDEVKKNK
- a CDS encoding DUF2769 domain-containing protein, coding for MEVEFNLENLTECLCDCCPVQSRSKCALDKMKMMQEIAQEDLDSRMMIEEERIPAIYCAKENEKGLKDLTASQKCQCDKCLVWKENNLLSGEPPGYFCMDGKAR